DNA from Bradyrhizobium diazoefficiens USDA 110:
TCGTCCTGGCGAAGGCCAGGACCCATACCGCGTGATCTATCGATCGCGAGAGGTCGGAATACCGAACGAGGAGTCTTCGCCAAACCCCTCCCTGGGGTAATGGGTCCTGGCTTTCGCCAGGACGACGTCGCGGAAACTCCCTCGCCTACGGATTCACTATTCCTCAGGCGCGTTCTCGATCGGATCAAACCGGCTTGCATCGAGCCCGAGCAGATTCCACGACTGCTGCATGTGCGGCGGCAGCGGGGCGGTGGCGTCGATCACGCCGCCGCGCGGATGCGGAATGACGATGCGGCGCGCCAGCAGATGCAGCCGGTTTTGCAGGCCGCCCGGCAGCTGCCAGTTCTCGATGTTGAAATATTTGGGATCGCCGACGATGGGATGGCCGATATGCTCCATATGTGCGCGGAGCTGGTGGGTGCGGCCCGTCACCGGCTTCAGCGACACCCAGGTCAGCTTGTTGCCGGCGGTCTCGACCACGGCGTAATAGGTCACCGCGTGGCTGGCGCCCTCATCGCCGTGCTGGGCGATACGCATGATGGTGTCGTCCTCGCTCTCCTCTTTCGCGAGAAAGGTCGAGATGCGGCCCTGCTTCGGCTTCGGCAGCCCCGGCACCAGCGCCCAATAGACCTTTCGCGCCGACCGCGAGCGGAACGCGCCGGTCAGGTGCGAAGCAGCGAAACGGGTCTTCGCGATCAGGAGGCAGCCCGACGTGTCCTTGTCAATCCGGTGCACAAGCCGCGGCTTCTGCCCCTTGGAGTCGCGCATCACCTCCAGCATCTGGTCGATGTGCCGCGTCGTGCCGGAGCCGCCCTGCACCGCAAGCCCAAACGGCTTGTTAAGCACGAGGACGTCGTCGTCCTCGTAGATCGTCATCTCCTTCAGCGCCTTGAGCGTCTTCTGCGCAGCCTCCGAGAGCTCGCCGACGGCCTTGGGCGCGTCGAGCTTCAGCGGCGGGATGCGGACGCTCTGCCCCTCCTCCAGCCGGTCCTTGCTGTCGACGCGCTTGCCGTCGACGCGGAGCTCACCTTTGCGGACGACGCGCTGGATGTGGGAGAACGACAGGCCGGGAAAGCGCGCCTCGAGGAAGCGATCGACCCGCATGTTGTTCTCGTCGGCGGTCACGGTGACGGTCTGCACCTTGGTCGGCAGCAGCGCCTCGACCGGCTTTTCGGGCGCAGGCCTTTCCTGTGCAGCAGCCTTGGGCGGCCGCCGCTCGGCGCGCTCGCCCGCAAAGCGCGGCGGCTTCGTCCCCGGCTTGCCACCCGGCCGCGGTCCCGCTTTCTTTGCGGTGCGCGCCTTGAACGGACGCGAATCGTTGCGCTCGTCACGCGAACGGGGCTTTGGATTCATTCTCTTGATGCGGCGGCTCATGGCTGCCTGCGTACCCTAAAAGCCGGCTCCCGTCACGGCGAAATGGCCGTTTCTAGCGCGAGCCGCCCCGCTCCTTCCGCAGCTTGGCCCAGTAATCCAGCCGCTTCCGGATCTCCCGCTCGAAACCGCGCTCGGGCGGATCGTAGAAGGTCTGGCGGCCCAGGGCTTCCGGGAAATAATCCTGGCCGGAGAAGGCGTCGGGGGCGTCGTGGTCGTATTCGTAGGCTGCGCCGTAGCCTTCCGACTTCATCAGCTTGGTCGGGGAATTGAGGATGTGCTTTGGCGGCAGCAGCGAGCCGGCCTGCTTTGCGGTCTGCATGGCGGCCCCGAAGGCGGTGTAGACCGCGTTCGATTTCGGCGCAGTGGCGAGATAGACCACCGCTTGCGCGATGGCGAGCTCGCCTTCGGGATGGCCGAGGAAGTCGAAGGCGTCCTTGGCGGCATTGGCGATGACGAGCGCCTGCGGATCGGCAAGCCCGATGTCCTCGACCGCCATGCGCACGACGCGGCGGGCCAGGAACAGCGGGTCCTCGCCGGCATCGAGCATGCGCGCGAGATAATACAGCGCCGCGTCGGGATCGGAGCCGCGCACCGACTTATGCAGCGCCGAGATCAGGTTGTAATGGCCATCGGCCGACTTGTCATAGATCGGGGCGCGGCGCTGCAGGATGTCCTGCAACTGCGCGGCATTGAAAATCTCGTCAGCCCGTGCAGAGCGCCAAACCTCTTCGGCAAGCGTCAGCGAGGCCCTTCCATCGCCGTCGGCCATGCGCACCAGCACCGCGCGTGCTTCCGCATCGAGCGGCAGCTTCTTGCCCTCGACCTCCTCGGCGTGCGCAAACAGCTTCTCGATCGCGGCAGCATCGAGCGAGCGAAACACCAGCACGCGCGCGCGCGACAGAAGCGCCGCGTTGAGCTCGAAGGACGGATTCTCGGTGGTGGCGCCGACCATCACCACCGTGCCGTCTTCCATCACGGGCAGAAACGAATCCTGCTGGGCGCGGTTGAAGCGGTGCACCTCGTCGACGAACAGCAGCGTGCCCTTGCCCATCTCGCGGCGGGCACGCGCTGCGTCGAATGCCTTCTTCAAATCGGCGACGCCGGAGAACACGGCGGAGATCTGCTCGAAATGCAGGTCGGTCGCGTCCGCCAGCAGCCGCGCCACCGTGGTCTTGCCGGTGCCGGGCGGGCCCCAGAACACCAGCGAGCCGAGCGTGCGCGTCTCCAGCATGCGCGTCAGCGCGCCGTCGGGGCCGAGGATGTGATCCTGGCCGACGACCTCCGACAACGCGCGCGGGCGCAGCCGGTCCGGCAGCGGATGCGGAGCCTCGTGATCGAGCCCCGCCGCGGCAAAGAGAGTTGGCGTCTCCTGTGGTCGCTTCGGACTCATCCGCCCAGCGTGACGTTGATCTGCTGCCCGCCGCGCACCAGCGTGATGCGCCAGATCCGCGGGCGCTCACCCGCAGCCTTTTCGAGATCGCCGGTCTTGCTGATCTTCTGATTGTTGACAGCCAGGATGATGTCGCCCTTCTGGAAGCCGACATTCGCGGCCGCGCTGTCGCCGCCGAGATCGGCGATCACGACGCCTTCGGTGTCGGCGTCCAGATGCAGCTCGTCGGCAACCGCCGGCGTGATGGTCGAGACCTTCGCGCCCTGGAACGGCGAACGCGCAGTGATGACGAGCTCGTTGCGGCCGGCGTCGGGTGCGGTCTCCAGCGCGATCGCGAGCTTGAGCGGCTTGCCGCCGCGCTGCACGTCGATCTGCGCGGAACCGCCGAGTGGACGCGTCGCGAAGCGGTAGTCGAAGGCATTGGGATCATCCACGGTCTGGCCGTCGATCCCGGTGATCAGATCGGAGGATTTCAGGCCGGCCTTCGCTGCGGGACCGTTCGAGACCACGCTCGCGACCAGCGCGCCGGTCGGCGAACGCAAGCCGAGGCTTTCGGCGATCTCGGGCGTCACCGCCTGCAACTTCGCGCCGAGCCAGGGACGCTTCACCGCCTTGCCGCCGCCCTTGGCGGAAGCGACGACCACGCGCACCATGTTGGCGGGGATCGCAAAGCCGATGCCCTGCGAGCCGCCGGAGCGCGAATAGATCGCGGTGTTGATGCCGGCAAGCTTGCCGCTCATGTCAACCAGTGCACCGCCGGAATTGCCGGGATTGATCGCCGCATCGGTTTGGATGAAGAACTGGTAGTCGGTGATGCCGACCTGCGTGCGCGCCAGCGCCGAGATGATGCCGTGGGTCACGGTCTGGCCGACGCCGAAGGGGTTGCCGATCGCGAGCACGACGTCGCCGACCAGCAGCTCGTCGGAATTGGTGAAGTCGAGCGTTGGAAATTTCTCCTTGGTGTCCTTCAGGCGCAACACGGCGAGATCGGTGCGGGGATCCTTCAGCAGGATCTCGGCCTCGAACTCGCGCTTGTCCGACAGCGACACCTTGACCTGGTCCGCGCCCTCGATGACGTGGACATTGGTGACGACGAGGCCCGACGCATCGACGATGACGCCGGAGCCGAGCGAGCGCTGCATCTGCTCGGGCTGCTGGCCGGGCACGCCGAAGAAGCGGCGGAAGATGGGATCATCCAGCAGCGGATTGCGGTTCTGCACCACCTTGGCGGCATAGACGTTGACGACCGCCGGCTGCACCCGCTGCACGATCGGCGCATAGGACAGCCGCAGCTCGGCCGGTGACTACGGGGCCCGACGGTCC
Protein-coding regions in this window:
- a CDS encoding replication-associated recombination protein A, translated to MSPKRPQETPTLFAAAGLDHEAPHPLPDRLRPRALSEVVGQDHILGPDGALTRMLETRTLGSLVFWGPPGTGKTTVARLLADATDLHFEQISAVFSGVADLKKAFDAARARREMGKGTLLFVDEVHRFNRAQQDSFLPVMEDGTVVMVGATTENPSFELNAALLSRARVLVFRSLDAAAIEKLFAHAEEVEGKKLPLDAEARAVLVRMADGDGRASLTLAEEVWRSARADEIFNAAQLQDILQRRAPIYDKSADGHYNLISALHKSVRGSDPDAALYYLARMLDAGEDPLFLARRVVRMAVEDIGLADPQALVIANAAKDAFDFLGHPEGELAIAQAVVYLATAPKSNAVYTAFGAAMQTAKQAGSLLPPKHILNSPTKLMKSEGYGAAYEYDHDAPDAFSGQDYFPEALGRQTFYDPPERGFEREIRKRLDYWAKLRKERGGSR
- a CDS encoding DegQ family serine endoprotease, whose translation is MRLSYAPIVQRVQPAVVNVYAAKVVQNRNPLLDDPIFRRFFGVPGQQPEQMQRSLGSGVIVDASGLVVTNVHVIEGADQVKVSLSDKREFEAEILLKDPRTDLAVLRLKDTKEKFPTLDFTNSDELLVGDVVLAIGNPFGVGQTVTHGIISALARTQVGITDYQFFIQTDAAINPGNSGGALVDMSGKLAGINTAIYSRSGGSQGIGFAIPANMVRVVVASAKGGGKAVKRPWLGAKLQAVTPEIAESLGLRSPTGALVASVVSNGPAAKAGLKSSDLITGIDGQTVDDPNAFDYRFATRPLGGSAQIDVQRGGKPLKLAIALETAPDAGRNELVITARSPFQGAKVSTITPAVADELHLDADTEGVVIADLGGDSAAANVGFQKGDIILAVNNQKISKTGDLEKAAGERPRIWRITLVRGGQQINVTLGG
- a CDS encoding RluA family pseudouridine synthase; this encodes MSRRIKRMNPKPRSRDERNDSRPFKARTAKKAGPRPGGKPGTKPPRFAGERAERRPPKAAAQERPAPEKPVEALLPTKVQTVTVTADENNMRVDRFLEARFPGLSFSHIQRVVRKGELRVDGKRVDSKDRLEEGQSVRIPPLKLDAPKAVGELSEAAQKTLKALKEMTIYEDDDVLVLNKPFGLAVQGGSGTTRHIDQMLEVMRDSKGQKPRLVHRIDKDTSGCLLIAKTRFAASHLTGAFRSRSARKVYWALVPGLPKPKQGRISTFLAKEESEDDTIMRIAQHGDEGASHAVTYYAVVETAGNKLTWVSLKPVTGRTHQLRAHMEHIGHPIVGDPKYFNIENWQLPGGLQNRLHLLARRIVIPHPRGGVIDATAPLPPHMQQSWNLLGLDASRFDPIENAPEE